A single genomic interval of Spirosoma taeanense harbors:
- a CDS encoding four helix bundle protein, with protein sequence MAKVEKFEDLLVWQKGLAQAIDLYKLLADWNDYGLRDQMRRSAVSVPSNIAEGFERHTNKEFIRFLRIAKGSNGELRTQIHLAIGVGILNPDTGAVLLAKSRIISSMLQNLIKTREEKFT encoded by the coding sequence ATGGCTAAAGTTGAAAAATTTGAAGATCTGTTAGTTTGGCAAAAAGGTTTAGCTCAGGCAATTGATTTGTACAAATTACTCGCTGACTGGAACGATTACGGCCTTCGTGACCAAATGCGTCGTTCGGCGGTTTCTGTCCCTTCAAACATTGCAGAAGGTTTTGAACGCCACACCAATAAAGAGTTTATTCGATTTTTACGCATTGCAAAAGGGTCGAATGGCGAATTAAGAACACAAATTCATTTGGCTATAGGCGTCGGAATCCTGAACCCAGATACTGGTGCTGTATTATTGGCAAAGAGCCGGATTATTTCATCTATGTTGCAGAATCTGATAAAAACGCGGGAAGAAAAATTCACTTAA
- a CDS encoding efflux RND transporter periplasmic adaptor subunit — protein MDRALPKRFWTSQRLILSGGGVLILGLLAYTFFFADRRSKLNVEKDKITISNVTTGPFEDFIAVTGVVQPLKTIRLDAIAGGYVTEKLVEGGSMVKQGDVLLRLENQNLRLNFLQSETEANRLVNDLQNTRQRLRVERYSLRKALSDLDFQINQAKDIYDRQSKLFRDKVISEQDYMKAKLDYEKLVEQRKIEAESQKYQEDNAKTQIQMLEGTLARTQKNVALWQQTLNNLVVKAPVSGLLSSMDIEVGSNINQGQNIGQIDDLNGFKMRVGVDEHYLNRIFTGLTGSFEFNGEKHDLEITRVYPEVRNGRFEVDMVFSKGAPKGIKRGQSSPIQLELGKAAKATLLPVGGFFSDTGGNWVYVVDNSGKRAIKRNITLGRKNPEYYEVLEGLQPGEQVITSSYENFGDNEVLEF, from the coding sequence ATGGATCGCGCCTTACCTAAACGCTTCTGGACCAGCCAACGCCTTATTTTATCAGGTGGCGGTGTGCTGATTCTGGGTCTGCTGGCTTACACCTTCTTTTTCGCTGATCGTCGTTCAAAGCTGAATGTCGAAAAAGATAAAATAACCATCTCGAACGTAACCACCGGACCGTTTGAGGATTTTATTGCCGTAACGGGCGTTGTTCAACCCCTGAAAACCATTCGGCTCGATGCAATCGCCGGGGGATACGTAACCGAAAAACTGGTAGAAGGCGGTAGCATGGTGAAGCAGGGCGATGTACTGCTGCGGCTGGAAAACCAGAATCTGCGGCTTAATTTTCTTCAGTCGGAGACAGAAGCCAACCGCCTGGTGAACGACCTTCAAAATACCCGGCAACGTTTACGTGTAGAGCGGTATTCGCTTCGTAAAGCCTTGTCTGACCTCGATTTCCAGATTAATCAGGCGAAAGACATTTATGATCGCCAGTCGAAATTATTCAGAGACAAAGTCATTTCTGAGCAGGACTACATGAAAGCCAAGCTAGACTACGAGAAATTAGTTGAGCAGCGCAAGATTGAGGCCGAGTCGCAGAAATACCAGGAAGACAATGCCAAAACCCAGATCCAGATGCTGGAAGGTACGCTCGCCCGCACGCAGAAGAACGTAGCGCTCTGGCAGCAAACGCTTAACAATCTGGTTGTGAAGGCCCCCGTATCGGGTCTGTTATCGTCCATGGATATTGAAGTGGGGTCGAATATTAACCAGGGACAAAATATTGGTCAGATTGATGATCTGAACGGATTCAAGATGCGCGTCGGTGTTGACGAACACTACCTGAACCGAATTTTTACGGGTCTGACCGGCTCCTTTGAATTCAACGGCGAAAAGCATGACCTGGAGATTACCCGCGTCTATCCCGAAGTGCGCAACGGGCGGTTTGAAGTAGACATGGTATTCAGCAAAGGCGCGCCGAAAGGCATCAAGCGCGGTCAATCGTCGCCCATTCAGCTGGAACTAGGCAAAGCCGCCAAAGCCACGCTGCTGCCGGTAGGTGGTTTCTTCTCCGATACGGGCGGCAACTGGGTGTACGTGGTGGATAACTCCGGTAAGCGGGCCATAAAGCGCAATATTACCCTGGGTCGTAAGAATCCGGAGTATTACGAAGTGCTGGAAGGACTCCAGCCCGGCGAGCAGGTGATTACGAGCAGCTACGAGAACTTTGGCGATAACGAAGTTCTGGAATTTTAA
- a CDS encoding ArnT family glycosyltransferase: MTLSDSRLPLLPLDDRWFYALAIVGIFLNATGLFSPILEPDGALYACLAKTIAQSGDFVNLYAVGSDWLDKPHFPFWVTAVSYLVFGINSFAYKFPALLFTVGSAVYTYHFARLVYPKLVAQVAVLVFMTAFHGVLSNNDVRAEPYLTPLIIGAVYHYYRIFLGAKGYHLVIGALLTGCALMTKGPFVLVPIGAGLVVHWLLTGQWRELLKLRWYLAVGLSLLFTAPEFYALYEQFDLHPEKVVFGQTGVSGVRFFFWDSQFGRFFNTGPIKGAGDKLFFTHTLLWAFLPWSLPLYIGTGKALAGLVRRQPVLPEYVSLGVGLATFLLFSLSGFQLPHYLNIVFPFYAILTAQFLTGLKSVNLRRWTIGQSVIGALLIVLAMALLVIVQPDRLTQALVWGVVITFATITLFRPNNLLSLAGRMVGAMLVLMGVLNLFIYPTLMQYQAGMTVARYVNSRPASAQRPTVLYLPGTGPGGGSFWTYEFYVDSPVRYARTDSALRAEVRRQPSLVFTTGVQADSLAFRGFTVQRLAIFPYYHVSQLTYNFLNRETRAQTLMPYILAEIKE, translated from the coding sequence ATGACGCTTTCCGATTCACGACTGCCTCTGCTTCCGCTCGACGACCGCTGGTTTTATGCCCTGGCAATCGTTGGGATTTTCCTGAACGCCACGGGCCTGTTCTCGCCTATTCTTGAACCGGATGGTGCGCTGTATGCCTGCCTTGCCAAAACGATAGCGCAGTCGGGCGATTTCGTCAATCTCTACGCGGTCGGTAGCGACTGGCTCGATAAACCACACTTTCCGTTCTGGGTTACAGCCGTTAGCTATTTAGTTTTTGGTATAAATTCGTTTGCCTACAAGTTCCCGGCGCTGCTGTTTACCGTGGGCAGCGCGGTCTATACGTACCATTTTGCCCGGCTGGTTTATCCGAAGCTAGTTGCGCAGGTAGCCGTATTGGTGTTTATGACAGCCTTTCACGGCGTTTTATCGAATAACGACGTTCGGGCCGAACCGTATCTAACGCCGTTGATTATTGGCGCTGTTTATCATTATTACCGAATCTTTCTGGGTGCCAAAGGTTATCATTTAGTAATTGGGGCCTTGCTGACCGGTTGTGCCCTGATGACCAAAGGACCGTTTGTGCTTGTGCCCATCGGAGCCGGATTAGTCGTTCACTGGCTGCTGACGGGGCAGTGGCGGGAGTTGCTCAAGTTACGCTGGTATCTGGCCGTGGGGCTATCGCTGCTGTTTACCGCCCCCGAGTTCTACGCCCTGTACGAGCAGTTCGACCTGCATCCGGAGAAGGTTGTTTTCGGGCAGACGGGCGTGTCGGGTGTGCGGTTTTTCTTCTGGGATAGTCAGTTCGGGCGGTTTTTCAATACGGGGCCGATCAAAGGCGCGGGCGACAAGCTTTTCTTTACCCACACGCTGCTATGGGCGTTTCTGCCCTGGTCATTGCCGCTCTACATAGGCACCGGCAAGGCGCTGGCCGGACTCGTTCGTCGTCAACCGGTCCTGCCCGAGTACGTGTCGCTGGGGGTGGGGCTGGCCACGTTCCTGCTGTTCTCGCTGTCGGGGTTTCAGCTGCCCCATTACCTGAACATTGTCTTTCCGTTTTATGCCATCCTGACTGCTCAGTTCCTGACTGGCCTGAAATCTGTCAACCTGCGCCGGTGGACAATCGGCCAGAGCGTCATCGGTGCTTTACTGATTGTCCTGGCAATGGCCCTGCTGGTCATTGTTCAGCCAGATCGGCTAACCCAGGCGCTGGTCTGGGGCGTTGTGATTACGTTCGCGACGATCACGCTGTTCCGGCCGAATAACCTGCTGTCGCTGGCGGGTCGGATGGTGGGAGCCATGCTGGTGCTGATGGGCGTCCTGAATCTGTTTATTTACCCGACGCTGATGCAGTATCAGGCGGGGATGACGGTGGCCCGGTACGTAAACAGCCGACCCGCTTCGGCGCAGCGGCCAACGGTACTGTATCTGCCCGGGACGGGACCGGGTGGGGGAAGTTTCTGGACGTATGAATTTTACGTGGACAGCCCGGTGCGTTACGCCCGGACTGATTCGGCTTTGCGAGCAGAGGTTAGACGGCAACCGTCGCTGGTATTTACGACCGGCGTTCAGGCCGATTCGCTGGCCTTTCGCGGGTTTACAGTTCAGCGGTTAGCTATCTTCCCCTATTACCACGTCAGCCAGCTAACCTACAATTTCCTGAATCGGGAAACCCGCGCGCAGACGCTCATGCCGTATATTCTGGCCGAAATAAAGGAGTAA
- a CDS encoding sigma-54-dependent transcriptional regulator — protein sequence MQDAKLLIVDDDPDVLLAARLLLKRHVGAVDIEKNPEKLPFLLNNNRYDAIVLDMNFQRDVSSGREGFAWLDRILDIDPKARVILFTAYGDVEMAVRAIKAGAADFVLKPWQNDKFLETIRGAVTRKQESDETDKSPDDKQRLKRSAGSVSIIGSAMRSVLETVERVAPTDANILILGENGTGKDLIARAMHEQSNRRDKPFVSVDVGALTESLFESELFGHVKGAFTDARDDRAGRFEEANGGTIFLDEIGNLTPAQQAKLLTVLQQRQVTRVGSNKARPVDVRLICATNANLNEQSPDRPVRFRQDLLYRINTIELHLPPLRERPTDIGPLADYFLKKYAKQYNRPVTSLSPALLAEMKQYRWPGNVRELQHAIERAVILAQGTTLELTDFIFRKDVPAASPVNETLQLEDMERQLIQQAMQKHRGSITDVARELGLSRQALYRRLEKFGL from the coding sequence ATGCAAGATGCTAAACTCCTAATCGTGGACGATGATCCCGACGTGTTGCTAGCGGCCCGGCTACTGCTGAAACGGCACGTTGGCGCAGTGGACATCGAAAAGAACCCCGAAAAATTACCTTTTCTGCTCAACAACAATCGCTACGACGCCATCGTGCTCGACATGAACTTCCAGCGCGACGTGAGCAGCGGACGCGAGGGCTTCGCCTGGCTCGACCGTATCCTGGACATTGACCCCAAGGCGCGGGTTATTCTGTTTACGGCCTATGGCGACGTAGAAATGGCCGTCCGGGCGATCAAGGCCGGGGCGGCTGATTTCGTGCTGAAACCCTGGCAGAACGACAAGTTTCTCGAAACGATCCGGGGCGCCGTGACCCGCAAACAGGAGAGCGACGAGACCGACAAAAGCCCGGACGATAAACAGCGGCTCAAACGATCAGCCGGCTCCGTGTCCATTATCGGCTCGGCGATGCGCTCCGTCCTGGAAACGGTTGAACGCGTGGCCCCCACCGATGCCAACATCCTGATTCTGGGCGAAAACGGCACGGGTAAAGACCTGATTGCGCGGGCAATGCATGAGCAGTCGAATCGGCGCGACAAGCCGTTTGTGAGCGTGGATGTTGGCGCTTTGACCGAGAGTCTGTTTGAGAGCGAACTGTTCGGCCACGTAAAAGGCGCCTTTACCGACGCCCGCGACGACCGCGCCGGTCGGTTTGAGGAAGCGAACGGCGGCACTATTTTCCTCGATGAGATTGGCAACCTGACTCCCGCCCAGCAGGCCAAGCTGCTGACCGTACTCCAGCAGCGGCAGGTAACGCGCGTTGGCTCCAACAAAGCCCGGCCGGTGGATGTCCGGCTCATCTGCGCAACCAATGCCAATCTGAACGAACAAAGTCCCGACCGTCCCGTCCGGTTCCGGCAGGATTTGCTGTACCGGATCAACACCATCGAACTGCATTTACCCCCGCTGCGCGAACGGCCGACCGACATTGGCCCACTGGCTGACTATTTCCTGAAAAAGTACGCCAAACAATACAACCGACCCGTCACCAGCCTGAGTCCGGCGCTGCTGGCCGAGATGAAACAGTACCGCTGGCCGGGCAACGTACGGGAGCTGCAGCACGCTATCGAGCGGGCCGTTATTCTGGCTCAAGGCACTACGCTGGAACTGACTGATTTTATCTTCCGCAAAGACGTACCCGCGGCCTCACCGGTGAACGAAACCCTGCAACTGGAAGATATGGAACGGCAATTGATTCAGCAGGCGATGCAGAAACACCGGGGCAGCATCACCGACGTAGCGCGGGAACTAGGCCTGTCGCGGCAGGCGCTGTACCGTCGCCTGGAGAAATTCGGGCTTTAA
- a CDS encoding sensor histidine kinase gives MNRFAFGIGWRIVSIVVLTGAMVTLYLHQSALFWLVPLFVLLGTLCVNLYQYVTGLNRKLTRFLESVRYSDFSVAFRADSSFGPSFRNLNDQFNEVLDAFRQARAEKEANLHYVNTIVQHVSVGLLTFDAAGQVELVNQTALRLLGIYRLRTLSDLSATHPDLADLLRSATSASAPVLYQTGTDGELSIRCTAVRLRGRLVTVASLQNIRTELQQRELEAWQNLTKVLRHEIMNSITPIVSLAGTMRDIVETDLALPVAHDRQLTESVNDLRDALSTIEQRGAGIMQFVDAYRHFTAIPQPVFADVRVDQLLRHVTQLAQPHAQRHQITITTTSPNLAIRADESQIEMVLLNLLKNAVESLENTPSPAIQLEASGEGPNVIIRVTDNGPGIEPEALEQIFIPFYTTKKTGSGIGLSLSRQIMQLHGGQLTAESEPGLGSTFSLVF, from the coding sequence ATGAACCGTTTTGCCTTTGGCATAGGCTGGCGTATTGTCAGCATCGTCGTTCTCACCGGCGCGATGGTGACCCTATACCTGCATCAGTCGGCCCTGTTCTGGCTCGTTCCGCTATTCGTTCTCCTGGGTACACTCTGCGTCAACCTGTACCAGTACGTTACGGGGCTTAACCGGAAGCTGACGCGCTTTCTGGAATCGGTTCGGTATTCCGATTTTTCAGTTGCCTTCCGGGCCGACAGTAGCTTTGGCCCTTCCTTCCGGAACCTGAACGATCAGTTTAACGAAGTGCTCGATGCGTTTCGGCAGGCGCGGGCCGAGAAAGAAGCGAACCTGCATTACGTGAACACCATCGTTCAGCACGTCAGCGTCGGGCTATTGACCTTCGACGCGGCCGGGCAGGTCGAACTGGTCAATCAGACCGCGCTTCGGCTGCTGGGCATTTATAGGCTGCGCACCCTCAGCGACCTCAGCGCCACCCATCCCGATCTGGCCGACCTGCTTCGCTCAGCGACCAGTGCATCGGCGCCAGTCCTTTACCAGACGGGTACCGATGGCGAACTGTCGATCCGGTGTACGGCCGTTCGGCTTCGCGGACGACTGGTTACCGTAGCGTCGCTGCAGAATATCCGGACGGAACTCCAGCAGCGCGAACTCGAAGCCTGGCAAAACCTGACGAAAGTACTGCGTCATGAGATCATGAACTCGATTACGCCGATTGTGTCTTTGGCGGGAACCATGCGCGACATCGTCGAAACGGACCTGGCGCTGCCTGTAGCGCACGACAGGCAATTAACCGAATCCGTCAACGACCTGCGCGACGCCCTCTCCACCATCGAACAGCGGGGAGCGGGGATTATGCAGTTTGTGGATGCCTACCGGCACTTTACGGCCATTCCGCAGCCGGTTTTCGCCGATGTGCGCGTCGATCAGTTGCTGCGGCACGTTACCCAGCTCGCTCAGCCCCATGCGCAGCGACACCAGATCACCATCACGACGACTTCGCCCAATCTGGCAATCCGTGCCGATGAGAGCCAGATCGAAATGGTTCTTTTGAACCTGCTCAAGAATGCCGTGGAGAGTCTAGAGAATACGCCCTCACCTGCTATCCAACTGGAAGCCTCTGGCGAGGGGCCGAACGTAATCATCCGGGTTACGGATAACGGCCCCGGCATTGAGCCCGAAGCGCTGGAGCAGATTTTCATTCCGTTTTATACGACCAAAAAAACCGGATCGGGGATTGGCCTGAGCCTGTCGCGGCAAATCATGCAGCTGCACGGCGGACAGCTTACAGCCGAATCAGAACCGGGACTGGGCAGTACGTTCAGTCTGGTATTCTGA
- a CDS encoding MATE family efflux transporter: MLSASHSRIRIYRSELADTLRLSIPIVIAQLGVILMGVTDNLFVGRLLGAIPLGAAGLANSLSFLMSSIGVGGLAVVAALVAKANSQNDPAAINRLYRAGLRVGVLMSVVLSGLSVLLAFNFSLFGQSAEVTRLARDFMLILSASILPLLVFVGARQLCDGLRQPRVAMAITLSALLLNALFNYVLITGVGPFPELGLMGSATATLLSRLFMAGAMLTYIHRTARFRPYLLSAFRTLPTRSEVETILRLGIPGGLTFFFEVATFSLAVVIVGWLGEDRLAAHQIAINMASVTYMMATGISSAAAIRVGAAVGRRSREDVFRAGLAAFTLSVGFMSLAALLFLTANDWLVSLYIRDNPEVMRIAASLVIMAGFFQLSDGVQVVALGGLRGLSDVNVPTIITLFSYWVVALPLSYVLAFPLRMDAIGVWIGLLTGLTVAAVLLTVRFFQRINRVIPAAASSQPTVRIPD, translated from the coding sequence ATGCTTTCTGCTTCTCACTCCCGGATACGGATCTACCGGTCCGAACTGGCCGATACCCTTCGCCTGAGTATCCCTATTGTCATTGCTCAGTTAGGGGTTATCCTGATGGGCGTTACTGATAATCTGTTTGTCGGGCGATTGCTGGGGGCTATACCGCTGGGCGCGGCTGGGCTGGCCAATTCCTTATCCTTTCTGATGTCGAGTATTGGCGTAGGGGGGCTGGCTGTGGTGGCTGCGCTGGTAGCGAAAGCCAATAGTCAGAACGACCCGGCGGCCATTAACCGGTTATATCGGGCGGGATTACGTGTGGGGGTGCTTATGAGTGTTGTGCTGAGCGGCCTGTCGGTGCTGCTGGCATTTAACTTTAGCTTGTTCGGGCAGTCGGCCGAAGTGACGCGGCTGGCCCGCGATTTCATGCTGATTCTGAGTGCTTCAATTTTGCCGCTGCTGGTTTTTGTAGGCGCCCGGCAGCTTTGCGATGGCCTGCGCCAGCCCCGCGTTGCCATGGCGATTACGCTGTCGGCGCTGCTGTTGAATGCGCTGTTCAATTACGTACTCATTACGGGCGTTGGGCCGTTTCCTGAATTAGGTCTGATGGGATCGGCAACGGCAACCCTGTTGTCGCGACTGTTTATGGCCGGGGCTATGCTGACCTATATTCATCGAACCGCCCGATTCAGGCCCTATCTGCTCAGCGCGTTTCGAACGTTGCCCACCCGTTCGGAAGTCGAGACGATTCTGCGGCTGGGTATTCCCGGCGGTCTGACCTTTTTCTTTGAGGTAGCTACGTTTTCGCTGGCGGTCGTCATTGTCGGTTGGCTGGGCGAAGACCGGCTGGCGGCTCATCAGATCGCCATCAATATGGCTTCTGTTACGTATATGATGGCAACGGGCATCTCGTCGGCAGCGGCCATTCGGGTGGGAGCCGCTGTAGGTCGGCGGAGTCGCGAAGACGTGTTTCGGGCGGGTCTGGCGGCTTTTACGTTGTCAGTGGGCTTCATGAGTCTGGCGGCTCTGCTGTTTCTGACGGCCAACGACTGGCTGGTATCGCTCTATATTCGTGACAATCCTGAGGTTATGCGCATCGCGGCCTCACTGGTGATCATGGCGGGCTTTTTTCAGCTTTCCGATGGCGTTCAGGTGGTGGCGTTAGGCGGATTACGGGGCCTGTCGGATGTCAACGTACCGACGATTATTACGCTGTTCTCGTACTGGGTTGTGGCCCTGCCGCTCAGTTATGTGCTGGCGTTTCCATTGAGGATGGACGCCATTGGCGTCTGGATCGGGTTGCTGACAGGACTGACGGTGGCAGCGGTACTGCTGACGGTACGGTTTTTTCAGCGGATAAACCGGGTGATACCGGCGGCTGCATCCAGTCAGCCCACCGTCAGAATACCAGACTGA
- a CDS encoding DUF4290 domain-containing protein, with product MKEYGSSIQKLVDNMINIEDREKRTRYAHILIELMRQIHPNMKDGQDYYNKLWDDLYIMSGFTLDVDSPYPPPSEEALGKKPQRVPYNTHPLKFKHFGRNIDLLVAKAIAMEDPEEKRAFVSYLTRLMRTFYQAWNKESVEDETIYQSLLEISNGKLADDIQLIREQGLVEATPRERTGDQTQPQRIGGGNNYREGNQRNNNQGRPNRNDNQGGQRNFGNQRNNNQGRQNNRNDNQGGQRNFGGPNQRPNNRDRNDGPNRNNDRRRR from the coding sequence TTGAAAGAATACGGCAGTAGTATCCAGAAGTTGGTTGACAACATGATCAACATCGAAGATCGGGAAAAGCGCACCCGGTATGCGCATATCCTGATCGAGTTGATGCGGCAGATTCATCCCAACATGAAGGATGGGCAGGACTACTACAACAAGTTGTGGGATGACCTTTACATCATGTCGGGCTTTACGCTGGACGTGGATAGTCCCTATCCGCCCCCATCCGAAGAAGCCCTGGGTAAAAAACCGCAGCGCGTTCCCTACAATACGCATCCGCTTAAATTCAAGCACTTCGGCCGCAATATTGACCTGCTGGTGGCAAAGGCCATTGCCATGGAAGACCCCGAAGAAAAACGGGCGTTTGTTTCTTACCTGACCCGGCTGATGCGAACCTTCTACCAGGCCTGGAACAAGGAATCGGTCGAAGACGAGACGATCTACCAGAGTCTGCTGGAAATCTCGAACGGCAAACTCGCCGACGATATTCAGCTCATCCGCGAACAGGGTCTGGTCGAAGCGACCCCGCGTGAACGCACCGGCGATCAGACGCAGCCCCAGCGCATTGGCGGGGGCAACAACTACCGCGAGGGTAACCAGCGGAACAACAACCAAGGGCGGCCCAACCGAAACGATAACCAGGGCGGTCAGCGCAACTTCGGCAACCAGCGGAACAACAATCAGGGGCGTCAGAACAACCGCAACGACAACCAGGGGGGCCAGCGTAACTTTGGTGGCCCGAATCAGCGGCCAAACAACCGCGACCGGAACGACGGACCCAATCGCAACAACGACCGCAGAAGACGGTAA
- the murA gene encoding UDP-N-acetylglucosamine 1-carboxyvinyltransferase → MASFKITGGRKLKGELVPQGAKNEALQILCAVLLTKEPVTIHNIPNIRDVNQLIDLLGDMGVWVTKIGTSSYRFVASDVNLDYLETDTYKRKAAALRGSVMLLGPMLARFKKGRIPRPGGDKIGRRRLDTHFLGFEKLGAQFNYDANDGGYYQVDASNLRGTYMLLDEASVTGTANVLMAAVMAEGTTTIYNAACEPYLQQLSKMLNAMGAKITGVGSNLLTIEGVSELHGTEHTMLPDMIEIGSFIGMAAMTQSEITIKNCQIPQLGIIPDQFRRLGIQMEFRGDDIFIPAQERYQIESFLDGGMMTVADAPWPGFTPDLLSIVLVTAVQAQGTLLIHQKMFESRLFFVDKLIDMGAQIILCDPHRATVVGLNRQLPLKGIRMSSPDIRAGVALLIAAMSAQGTSIIDNIEQIDRGYQHIDTRLNAIGAEIIRL, encoded by the coding sequence ATGGCATCTTTTAAAATTACGGGCGGACGCAAGCTTAAGGGTGAACTCGTTCCGCAGGGCGCAAAAAATGAAGCTCTCCAGATTCTTTGCGCCGTTCTGCTGACCAAAGAACCCGTCACAATTCATAACATTCCCAACATTCGCGACGTAAACCAGCTCATCGACCTGCTGGGCGACATGGGCGTATGGGTCACCAAAATCGGAACAAGTTCCTACCGGTTCGTTGCGTCGGACGTTAACCTCGACTACCTCGAAACCGATACGTATAAACGTAAAGCAGCCGCTCTGCGCGGCTCGGTCATGCTGCTGGGGCCCATGCTCGCCCGGTTTAAGAAAGGTCGGATTCCCCGGCCCGGTGGCGACAAAATTGGTCGTCGGCGGCTGGACACCCACTTTCTGGGCTTCGAGAAATTAGGGGCTCAGTTCAACTACGACGCAAACGACGGCGGTTACTACCAGGTGGATGCCAGCAACCTGCGCGGCACGTATATGCTCCTGGATGAAGCCTCCGTAACGGGCACAGCCAACGTCCTGATGGCTGCGGTAATGGCCGAGGGAACTACCACTATTTATAATGCCGCCTGTGAGCCTTATCTGCAGCAGCTGAGCAAAATGCTCAACGCGATGGGTGCGAAGATTACGGGTGTGGGCTCCAACCTGCTCACCATCGAAGGCGTATCGGAACTACACGGTACCGAACACACGATGCTGCCCGACATGATCGAAATTGGCTCGTTTATCGGCATGGCCGCCATGACGCAGTCGGAAATCACGATCAAGAACTGCCAGATTCCACAACTGGGCATCATTCCCGATCAGTTCCGGCGGCTGGGTATCCAGATGGAGTTCCGGGGCGACGACATTTTTATTCCGGCGCAGGAACGCTACCAGATCGAGAGTTTTCTGGATGGCGGCATGATGACCGTTGCCGATGCGCCCTGGCCCGGCTTTACGCCCGACCTGCTGAGCATTGTGCTGGTTACGGCCGTACAGGCGCAGGGTACGCTGCTGATCCATCAGAAAATGTTCGAAAGCCGGCTATTCTTTGTCGACAAGCTGATTGATATGGGTGCGCAGATCATCCTCTGCGATCCGCACCGGGCTACGGTCGTGGGTCTGAACCGGCAGCTTCCGCTGAAAGGTATCCGCATGTCGTCACCCGATATTCGGGCGGGGGTTGCCCTGCTAATTGCGGCCATGTCAGCACAGGGTACGAGTATCATCGACAACATCGAGCAGATTGACCGCGGTTATCAGCACATTGATACGCGTCTGAACGCCATCGGCGCTGAGATTATCCGGCTCTAA